A single region of the Thermotoga profunda AZM34c06 genome encodes:
- the nuoF gene encoding NADH-quinone oxidoreductase subunit NuoF: MKPILVLVSVDSNSVLLGARHFVNYLKELIVRYNLQDTVDVLETGTMGVYTQGVVMAVFPDDIYYSVRSTDDIQKIVTEHLLKGRTVLSLEIPRERLKLVVEKEKISAETRIVLRNVGNIDPRNINEYIAKDGYFALHKVLSEMKPQQVLECVKASGLRGRGGAGFPTGLKWEFTAKVQADQKYVVCNADEGEPGTFKDRLIMEGDPHSVIEAMVICGYAVGATKGYIYIRGEYYGSVENIQKAIKDAYEYGFLGKDIMGSGFNFDLTVRLGAGAYICGEETALLESIEGKSGRPRLKPPYPPTNGLFGKPTVINNVETFANIPPIILNGPEWFKSFGTAGSPGTKVYSLVGNVVRRGIVEVPMGTTVRDLIYRFGGGLVGGKDLYIVQTGGTAGTFIGVDKLDVPLDYDSFKNYGVSIGSGVILAMSDDVCPVDVALNTMQFFAHESCGKCTPCREGTRLAVQILEKMSKGQGELEDIETLRQIAYITQEASLCGLGQSINVPLLSIVENFREDFLKHIKTSSCPHGVCKFVKIQKSKTKV; encoded by the coding sequence ATGAAACCCATTTTAGTACTTGTATCGGTTGATTCTAACAGCGTATTGCTCGGCGCAAGGCATTTTGTAAATTATCTTAAAGAATTGATTGTAAGATATAACCTTCAAGACACAGTCGATGTTTTGGAGACTGGCACGATGGGTGTTTATACACAAGGTGTTGTCATGGCAGTTTTTCCAGATGATATCTATTACTCAGTTCGTTCTACAGATGATATCCAAAAAATTGTAACCGAACACCTGTTAAAAGGAAGAACTGTTTTATCACTTGAGATACCAAGAGAAAGGCTGAAATTAGTTGTCGAAAAAGAAAAAATCAGTGCAGAAACAAGGATTGTCTTGAGAAATGTTGGTAATATTGACCCAAGAAATATAAATGAATATATAGCAAAAGATGGATATTTTGCACTCCACAAGGTTCTTTCCGAAATGAAGCCACAGCAAGTTCTTGAATGTGTAAAGGCTTCAGGGCTTCGTGGACGAGGTGGAGCGGGATTTCCAACTGGATTGAAATGGGAATTCACAGCCAAGGTTCAGGCTGATCAAAAATATGTGGTTTGCAATGCCGATGAAGGTGAACCTGGTACTTTCAAAGACAGATTGATAATGGAAGGAGATCCACACTCTGTAATTGAAGCAATGGTTATCTGTGGATATGCCGTTGGAGCTACTAAGGGGTATATATACATACGTGGTGAATATTATGGCTCGGTGGAAAATATTCAGAAAGCTATCAAAGATGCTTATGAATATGGTTTTCTTGGAAAAGACATAATGGGTAGCGGTTTTAATTTTGATCTGACGGTTAGGCTCGGTGCAGGAGCTTATATATGCGGTGAAGAAACAGCTTTACTCGAGTCAATCGAAGGAAAATCGGGGAGACCGAGACTGAAACCCCCATATCCTCCAACAAATGGATTATTCGGTAAGCCAACGGTGATCAACAATGTAGAAACTTTTGCCAATATTCCACCAATTATTTTGAATGGTCCAGAGTGGTTCAAATCCTTTGGAACTGCCGGTTCACCTGGAACAAAAGTTTATTCGTTAGTTGGCAATGTTGTCAGACGAGGCATTGTAGAAGTTCCAATGGGTACTACTGTTCGTGATTTGATTTACAGATTTGGTGGTGGATTGGTTGGAGGCAAGGATCTGTATATTGTTCAAACTGGAGGAACGGCTGGTACCTTCATAGGTGTGGATAAACTCGATGTACCTTTGGATTACGATTCGTTCAAAAATTATGGAGTCTCCATAGGTTCTGGTGTAATATTGGCCATGTCTGACGATGTTTGTCCTGTAGATGTTGCACTCAATACGATGCAATTCTTCGCACATGAATCGTGTGGTAAATGTACACCTTGCCGAGAAGGCACAAGACTCGCAGTACAAATCCTTGAAAAGATGAGCAAGGGACAAGGTGAGTTAGAAGATATTGAGACATTGAGACAGATAGCATATATCACTCAAGAAGCGTCTTTGTGTGGTCTTGGACAGAGTATCAATGTTCCTCTATTATCTATTGTTGAAAACTTCAGAGAAGATTTTCTCAAACACATAAAAACTTCTTCTTGTCCACACGGTGTGTGCAAGTTCGTCAAGATTCAGAAGTCAAAGACGAAGGTTTAA
- a CDS encoding segregation and condensation protein A has product MELVFRLQEFEGPLDLLLYLVKRRKISVRQVSISQLADEFVAYVEQMKKLDLNVTSDFIAMATQLMEMKSKYILPSLTEKETRQLTQQEEDLYRRIETYEKIKELSEQIKERIKDIGSRQLVRLPSLPQIEQEKLNKVLQAALQELNIRRTVYKIKRQAMTVEQAMNRVLDLLAENGDTTLYDILKVGESRYQVIIYLLAVLELIFFKKILFLEVDGNLILRRNDLES; this is encoded by the coding sequence TTGGAACTTGTATTTCGATTACAAGAGTTTGAAGGTCCTTTAGATCTGTTGCTTTATCTTGTCAAAAGACGCAAGATAAGCGTGCGTCAAGTTTCCATTTCTCAGTTAGCTGATGAATTCGTTGCATATGTTGAGCAAATGAAAAAACTTGATTTAAACGTTACTTCTGACTTCATTGCAATGGCAACTCAGTTAATGGAGATGAAATCCAAATACATTCTTCCTTCATTGACTGAGAAGGAAACAAGGCAATTGACTCAACAAGAAGAAGATCTCTATAGAAGAATCGAGACTTATGAAAAAATAAAAGAACTCAGTGAGCAAATCAAAGAGAGAATCAAAGATATCGGGTCCAGACAGTTAGTGAGATTACCATCATTACCGCAAATTGAACAAGAGAAACTGAATAAAGTCCTTCAAGCTGCTTTGCAAGAACTGAATATCCGTAGAACTGTTTACAAGATAAAAAGGCAGGCTATGACGGTTGAACAAGCCATGAACAGAGTACTTGATTTGTTGGCAGAAAACGGAGATACCACATTATATGATATTCTCAAGGTAGGTGAGAGTCGTTATCAAGTGATAATCTATCTATTAGCGGTTCTTGAATTGATTTTTTTCAAGAAAATTCTTTTTCTCGAAGTCGATGGTAACCTCATCCTGAGGAGGAATGACCTTGAATCTTAA
- a CDS encoding Asp23/Gls24 family envelope stress response protein, translating into METKGMGNIDISDNAIREIALRSVFSALEIADERKQKRIRKSLEIDRSPEDNITINLKISVPFGKPLVEIGQKIMERVKMDIERMTELQVVAVNVTIEDIEEGEEQRTEEKE; encoded by the coding sequence ATGGAGACAAAAGGGATGGGAAATATAGACATTTCTGACAACGCAATAAGAGAAATCGCGTTAAGAAGTGTTTTCTCTGCGCTTGAAATTGCAGATGAGAGAAAACAAAAGAGGATCAGAAAATCACTTGAAATCGATCGCTCTCCCGAAGATAATATAACGATCAACTTGAAAATAAGCGTTCCATTTGGTAAACCCCTTGTGGAGATAGGGCAAAAGATCATGGAGAGGGTGAAAATGGATATCGAGAGAATGACAGAGTTACAAGTGGTTGCAGTGAATGTAACTATTGAAGATATCGAAGAAGGAGAAGAGCAGAGAACAGAAGAAAAGGAGTGA
- the trpS gene encoding tryptophan--tRNA ligase, with protein MRILSGVRPTGKPHIGNYVGALRNWKRLQDEGNECFYFVADWHALTTSYDETEELSFHTKEVMRSFLACGLDPEKSTLFVQSAIKEHSELALLFSMIVPISWLERVPTYKEMKQQLSEKDLSNTGFLLYPVLQAADILIYLADGVPVGEDQVYHVELTREIARRFNFLYGETFPEPQSLLSIVPKLPGTDGRKMSKSYGNIVPLENNYAELEKAILPMMTDPARKRKTDPGDPQKCPVWDYHKAFGISQQDSEWVIEGCTKAKIGCIDCKKLLLKNMKQEFEPIWERYRAIDSDPHYVDDVIAEGNEKARSIAQKTMKLVRERMNLLF; from the coding sequence TTGAGAATATTGAGTGGTGTTAGGCCAACTGGAAAGCCACACATAGGCAATTATGTAGGAGCTCTGAGAAATTGGAAAAGACTTCAAGATGAAGGAAATGAATGCTTCTATTTTGTGGCTGATTGGCATGCCTTGACAACTTCTTATGATGAAACTGAAGAGTTGAGCTTTCATACAAAGGAAGTTATGAGATCTTTTCTTGCTTGTGGTCTTGATCCGGAAAAATCAACATTATTCGTGCAATCAGCGATAAAAGAACACTCCGAATTAGCACTTTTGTTTTCCATGATAGTTCCTATTTCGTGGCTCGAGAGAGTACCAACATATAAGGAAATGAAACAACAACTCTCTGAAAAAGATCTTTCAAATACAGGTTTTCTATTGTACCCAGTGCTACAGGCTGCTGATATATTGATCTATTTAGCCGATGGAGTACCAGTTGGAGAAGATCAGGTTTACCATGTCGAGCTCACAAGAGAAATCGCAAGGAGATTCAATTTTCTATACGGAGAGACCTTTCCTGAACCACAGTCTTTGCTATCCATCGTACCCAAATTACCAGGCACAGATGGTAGGAAGATGAGTAAAAGCTATGGTAACATAGTGCCACTTGAAAACAATTATGCCGAACTTGAAAAGGCAATACTTCCCATGATGACAGATCCAGCCCGAAAAAGGAAAACAGACCCTGGAGATCCACAAAAATGTCCTGTTTGGGATTATCATAAAGCTTTCGGAATAAGCCAACAAGACAGTGAATGGGTTATTGAAGGTTGTACCAAAGCAAAAATTGGATGCATAGATTGCAAAAAGTTGCTTTTGAAAAATATGAAACAAGAATTTGAACCAATTTGGGAAAGATACCGTGCGATTGATTCAGATCCACACTATGTGGACGATGTTATAGCTGAAGGTAACGAAAAAGCAAGATCGATTGCTCAAAAAACCATGAAGTTGGTTAGAGAAAGAATGAATTTACTCTTCTGA
- the nuoE gene encoding NADH-quinone oxidoreductase subunit NuoE: protein MIDREKVVALVEKAKSESLEERDMLINTLHKIQDYFGNYIPIEAAEIVAEELDVPKSKVYEVLTFYTMFSTKPRGKYVIRVCVNLPCHVTGGREVVQTLQEILGIKLGETTKDGFFTLETTSCLGLCGVAPVIMINDQYYGDLNPKKVRELIENLRNGGEVR, encoded by the coding sequence GTGATCGATCGCGAGAAGGTGGTTGCTCTTGTCGAGAAGGCAAAGTCCGAATCTTTAGAAGAAAGAGATATGCTGATCAACACACTCCACAAAATTCAGGATTATTTTGGAAATTATATACCCATCGAAGCTGCTGAAATAGTCGCCGAAGAACTTGATGTGCCAAAATCAAAAGTGTACGAAGTTTTGACCTTTTACACGATGTTCTCAACTAAACCCAGGGGCAAGTATGTGATTCGCGTTTGTGTGAACCTACCCTGTCATGTAACTGGTGGTAGAGAGGTAGTCCAAACTCTACAAGAGATACTTGGAATCAAACTTGGTGAAACCACCAAGGATGGTTTTTTCACACTCGAAACAACAAGTTGCTTAGGTTTGTGTGGTGTGGCACCTGTGATAATGATCAATGATCAGTATTACGGCGATCTCAACCCAAAGAAAGTCAGAGAATTAATCGAAAACCTCCGAAATGGAGGTGAAGTGCGATGA
- the nth gene encoding endonuclease III produces MKIIQIAKRIVELFPREKFTDDPFKILICTILSQRTRDENTEIACRKLFSRYSDPFTLAKASPDQLYELIRVSGMYKQKAERIVIVSRIIVEKYQGRVPSDLEELLKLPGVGRKTANIVLYHGFDKPALAVDTHVHRISNRIGFVTTKNPEETEIELSRLIPAELWGPLNGSMVEFGRKVCLPRVPLCNKCYFTKECNFFKQKNSSFT; encoded by the coding sequence ATTAAAATAATACAAATAGCAAAAAGGATAGTTGAACTCTTTCCCCGTGAAAAGTTTACGGATGATCCATTCAAGATACTGATATGTACAATTTTGAGTCAAAGGACACGTGATGAGAACACAGAGATAGCATGCCGAAAGCTTTTTTCAAGGTATTCTGATCCATTCACTCTTGCAAAAGCCAGTCCCGACCAACTCTACGAATTGATCAGGGTTTCTGGCATGTACAAACAAAAAGCCGAAAGAATAGTAATCGTATCAAGGATAATCGTTGAAAAATATCAAGGAAGGGTCCCATCAGATCTTGAAGAACTTTTAAAGTTACCTGGAGTTGGTCGGAAAACAGCGAATATAGTTTTGTACCATGGTTTTGACAAACCCGCATTAGCAGTCGACACACATGTACATCGAATATCTAATAGAATAGGATTTGTCACGACAAAAAATCCTGAAGAAACAGAGATAGAACTCAGTAGATTAATTCCAGCCGAACTTTGGGGACCACTTAATGGTTCGATGGTTGAGTTTGGAAGGAAGGTTTGTTTGCCGCGTGTACCATTATGTAATAAATGTTATTTCACAAAAGAATGTAACTTTTTCAAACAGAAAAACAGTAGTTTTACTTAG
- a CDS encoding M24 family metallopeptidase has translation MNRLDRFFEKIEQIGVDVALVYNVEYTSKPSTYYLSGFTGSFSILVLNRDKQFIITDSRYFEQAKQQTKFQLIEYRNGDLFENIKTVVEEFKPKTIGLEFQRVSHNVFLKISEKIKANFIPIDSVMESMRSVKEPQEIENIRKAISISEKAFLKTIESIKENVTEKEIAAEFEYNMKKFGADGTAFETIVISGPRTSLPHGRPSHKKILPGEPITFDFGAVVNGYCADITRTIFFGKPDDEFKKIYQTVYEAQTLALNGGSARMKGKSVDALARNHIIQKGYGQYFGHGLGHGIGLEVHESPRVNSTNEELLPESAVVTIEPGIYIEGKYGVRIEEDVLVKRDSLEKLTNLSRELMVI, from the coding sequence TTGAATAGATTGGATCGATTCTTTGAAAAAATTGAGCAAATTGGTGTTGATGTGGCTCTCGTTTATAATGTAGAGTATACTTCTAAGCCTTCCACTTATTATCTTTCTGGTTTTACTGGCTCTTTCAGTATTTTAGTATTGAACAGGGACAAGCAGTTCATAATCACCGACTCGAGATATTTCGAGCAGGCAAAACAGCAGACAAAATTCCAATTGATCGAGTACAGAAATGGCGATTTATTTGAAAACATAAAAACCGTGGTTGAAGAATTCAAACCCAAGACGATAGGTCTTGAGTTTCAAAGAGTCAGCCACAATGTTTTTCTCAAGATCAGTGAAAAAATCAAGGCAAACTTCATACCCATAGACTCAGTAATGGAATCAATGAGATCAGTTAAGGAACCTCAAGAGATAGAGAATATTAGAAAGGCAATTTCAATCAGCGAGAAGGCTTTTCTGAAAACAATAGAATCGATAAAAGAGAATGTGACTGAAAAAGAAATTGCGGCTGAATTTGAGTACAACATGAAGAAATTCGGCGCTGATGGAACTGCCTTCGAAACGATAGTGATCAGTGGTCCCAGAACGTCTTTACCACATGGTAGACCATCACACAAAAAAATACTCCCTGGTGAACCGATCACCTTTGATTTTGGAGCTGTTGTGAACGGTTATTGTGCAGACATAACACGTACAATTTTCTTTGGAAAACCCGATGACGAATTCAAGAAAATCTATCAAACAGTTTATGAAGCCCAAACTTTGGCTTTAAATGGCGGAAGTGCAAGGATGAAAGGTAAATCTGTTGATGCACTTGCGAGGAATCACATTATCCAAAAGGGTTATGGTCAGTATTTCGGCCATGGCTTGGGACATGGGATAGGCCTCGAAGTTCATGAATCGCCAAGAGTGAATTCTACCAATGAGGAATTGCTGCCAGAATCTGCTGTGGTTACGATAGAACCGGGGATTTATATAGAAGGCAAGTATGGGGTTAGAATAGAAGAAGATGTTTTGGTAAAGAGAGATTCTCTTGAAAAACTCACAAATTTATCAAGGGAATTGATGGTTATTTGA
- a CDS encoding bifunctional 5,10-methylenetetrahydrofolate dehydrogenase/5,10-methenyltetrahydrofolate cyclohydrolase gives MLIDCKSIAQSIDSETLSFVQKSLVKPKLVSITVKPDQSTISYLRSQQKKAQSLGIDFEIIDLEDNSLLEKSLIKVSQDKSIHGIFVAHPLPAGVDEMRIAELIKADKDIEGRNPLNLGYLAYGIEDFAPCTAMAVVTILSSVTNLVGKNVVIIGRSTTVGLPVSIMLLRRDRSATVIVCHSKTKDIPSITKRADVIVVAVGKAGFLTPEMVCDGSVVIDVGINVVDGKIFGDVDKSVQEKAHVTPVPGGVGIVTTSILMNRVAKNAFRGDMT, from the coding sequence ATGCTGATCGATTGCAAATCGATAGCACAATCTATAGATAGTGAAACTCTGTCTTTTGTGCAAAAATCCTTGGTAAAGCCAAAACTTGTGAGCATTACCGTAAAACCAGATCAAAGTACCATTTCTTATCTGCGAAGCCAACAGAAAAAGGCGCAGTCTCTTGGAATTGATTTTGAAATTATCGATCTTGAAGATAATTCTTTACTTGAAAAATCTTTAATAAAAGTCTCACAGGACAAATCCATTCATGGAATCTTCGTAGCACATCCCTTGCCAGCAGGAGTTGATGAAATGAGAATAGCCGAATTGATAAAAGCTGACAAGGATATCGAAGGAAGAAATCCGTTGAATTTGGGATATCTTGCATATGGTATAGAGGATTTTGCACCCTGTACTGCGATGGCGGTTGTGACAATTCTCAGTTCAGTTACAAATTTGGTAGGTAAGAATGTCGTCATAATTGGAAGAAGCACCACAGTTGGATTACCCGTTTCGATAATGCTCTTAAGACGCGATAGAAGTGCCACTGTTATAGTGTGTCATAGTAAAACAAAAGACATTCCGAGCATAACCAAAAGAGCAGATGTGATAGTAGTTGCCGTTGGTAAAGCTGGTTTCTTGACGCCAGAGATGGTTTGCGATGGATCTGTAGTGATAGATGTTGGGATAAATGTAGTCGATGGAAAAATATTTGGTGATGTAGACAAAAGTGTGCAGGAAAAGGCACACGTTACACCGGTTCCTGGTGGAGTAGGAATCGTGACGACATCTATTTTGATGAATAGAGTTGCGAAAAATGCTTTCAGAGGTGATATGACTTGA
- a CDS encoding formate--tetrahydrofolate ligase — protein MLNDLQIARSAQLKPISDIAKNLSIPKEYFKNYGDYIAKISHKFLNTLNSKKGKLIIVTAMTPTPAGEGKTTTSIGLSMALNKLGYKSFVTLREPSLGPVFGVKGGAAGGGYSQVLPMEDINLHFTGDIHAVSAAHNLISAMIDAHIRFGNELDIDLTRITWPRTMDMNDRALREIVVGLGGHANGYPRQDQFVITAASEVMAVLCLSKDIIDLKKRLGDIVIGWSRTGKPITVRELGADGAAAVILKDAIDPNLVQTIENTPALVHGGPFANIAHGTNSIIATKMALGLSEYVVTETGFGSDLGAEKFFDFVAQLADLKPAAVVIVATIRAIKYHGGVSIKDLEVENLEAITKGIENLKIHIENMRKYNLPIVVAVNRFNTDTEKEIQHLINYVEKLGVKVSLNEAFAKGSEGTIDLARKVIEIADESKFKPIYNWDLPIEKKIEILAKEIYRAKEVVYTKDALDSLKRFSKEGFSSLPVIVAKTQYSLSDDPSKLGAPNDYSFTVRDLRLSAGAGFVVAVCGEIMLMPGLGKKPNAVNIDIDENGNITGLF, from the coding sequence ATGTTGAATGATTTGCAAATAGCAAGGTCTGCTCAATTAAAACCTATCTCGGATATAGCAAAAAATCTCTCGATACCAAAAGAATATTTCAAAAACTATGGAGATTACATTGCCAAGATATCTCACAAATTTTTGAATACATTGAATTCTAAAAAAGGCAAACTGATAATAGTAACTGCAATGACCCCAACTCCTGCCGGCGAAGGCAAAACCACGACGAGTATTGGTCTATCAATGGCTTTAAACAAACTTGGATACAAGTCCTTTGTCACTTTGAGAGAACCTTCGTTAGGTCCAGTTTTCGGTGTAAAAGGTGGAGCGGCAGGTGGTGGGTACTCACAAGTGTTGCCAATGGAGGACATAAATCTACATTTCACCGGGGATATACATGCTGTTTCAGCGGCACATAATTTGATCTCTGCAATGATAGATGCTCACATACGTTTTGGAAATGAGCTTGATATCGACTTGACTCGTATAACTTGGCCAAGAACTATGGATATGAACGACAGGGCTTTGAGAGAGATTGTTGTTGGACTCGGAGGCCATGCGAACGGTTACCCAAGGCAAGATCAATTTGTTATCACGGCTGCTTCTGAAGTAATGGCTGTGCTGTGTTTGTCTAAGGATATAATTGATCTCAAAAAAAGATTGGGTGATATCGTCATTGGCTGGTCAAGGACTGGTAAACCGATCACTGTTCGTGAACTTGGTGCCGATGGTGCAGCCGCTGTTATACTCAAAGACGCTATCGATCCAAATTTGGTACAAACAATTGAAAACACACCAGCCTTAGTTCATGGAGGTCCATTTGCAAATATTGCTCACGGAACAAATTCCATAATCGCCACAAAAATGGCGCTTGGATTATCAGAATATGTTGTCACCGAGACGGGATTCGGTTCAGATCTTGGTGCAGAAAAATTCTTCGATTTTGTAGCGCAACTTGCTGATCTCAAACCAGCAGCGGTGGTGATCGTTGCAACGATCAGAGCCATCAAATATCACGGGGGAGTCTCAATAAAAGATCTTGAAGTGGAAAACTTAGAAGCTATCACAAAAGGCATCGAAAACCTTAAAATTCACATAGAGAATATGAGAAAATACAACCTTCCAATCGTTGTAGCTGTAAACAGATTCAATACCGATACTGAAAAAGAAATACAACATTTGATAAATTATGTTGAAAAACTCGGAGTGAAGGTTTCATTGAATGAAGCTTTTGCGAAAGGAAGTGAAGGAACCATAGACTTAGCAAGAAAGGTTATTGAGATTGCAGATGAATCTAAGTTCAAACCTATTTACAACTGGGATTTACCAATTGAGAAAAAGATAGAAATTCTTGCCAAGGAAATTTACCGCGCAAAGGAAGTTGTTTATACCAAAGATGCACTGGATTCACTCAAAAGATTTTCAAAAGAAGGTTTTTCATCCTTGCCTGTGATTGTTGCAAAGACTCAATATTCATTATCTGATGATCCATCAAAACTCGGTGCACCTAACGATTATTCCTTCACTGTAAGAGACTTGAGATTGTCAGCAGGTGCAGGTTTTGTTGTTGCAGTTTGCGGTGAGATCATGTTAATGCCCGGACTTGGTAAAAAACCGAATGCTGTTAACATAGATATCGATGAGAATGGAAATATCACAGGTCTGTTTTAG
- the efp gene encoding elongation factor P: protein MVEVGDLKKGMVIMVDGEPYRVIDVNKHHMAMGRGIIRTRLKSVKTGLVKEANFSSGERVDEANLTFRAAQYLYSDGDHYHFMTLDDYEQYALTEDDIQDAKWYLIENLEVSIVFLEDKPIGIQLPNVVVLKIVETEPTFKGDTVSGGGKPATLETGLKITVPFFVESGEFVKVDTRTGEYVERA from the coding sequence GTGGTAGAAGTTGGTGATCTGAAAAAGGGTATGGTCATAATGGTCGATGGAGAACCTTATCGTGTTATCGATGTGAACAAACATCACATGGCAATGGGAAGAGGTATCATCAGAACGAGATTGAAGAGCGTCAAAACCGGTTTGGTCAAAGAAGCCAATTTTAGCAGTGGAGAGCGTGTTGACGAGGCAAACTTGACTTTTAGAGCAGCACAGTATCTATACAGTGACGGTGATCACTACCACTTCATGACCTTGGACGATTACGAACAATATGCTCTCACAGAAGATGATATTCAAGATGCAAAGTGGTATCTGATTGAGAATCTGGAAGTCAGTATAGTGTTTTTGGAAGACAAACCCATAGGTATACAGTTGCCAAATGTCGTGGTATTAAAAATTGTTGAGACTGAACCGACCTTCAAAGGTGATACCGTCTCAGGAGGAGGTAAACCAGCTACTTTGGAAACAGGTCTGAAAATTACCGTTCCTTTCTTCGTCGAAAGTGGTGAATTTGTAAAGGTTGACACCAGAACGGGTGAGTATGTTGAACGTGCGTAG
- the nusB gene encoding transcription antitermination factor NusB — protein MTTRRSKMRDTVFKTIFQNEFRNESVETLLKEIMEHEKEVSIKDDVARYVRGIYDNLTQIDEKISACLENWHLERLSSVDRCVLRLGTYELLYEKDVPIEVTLDEAVELAKRYGTENSSRFVNGVLDKIAKSFAPEPKYFI, from the coding sequence GTGACAACACGTCGTAGCAAGATGAGAGATACTGTTTTCAAAACGATTTTCCAAAATGAATTTCGGAATGAATCAGTAGAGACTCTTTTGAAAGAAATTATGGAACATGAAAAAGAGGTTTCCATTAAAGATGATGTTGCAAGATATGTGCGCGGGATTTATGACAATCTGACACAGATCGATGAGAAAATTTCAGCTTGCCTTGAGAATTGGCATCTTGAAAGATTATCATCTGTTGACAGATGTGTCTTAAGACTGGGAACGTATGAACTTTTGTATGAAAAGGATGTGCCAATAGAAGTTACTCTCGATGAAGCTGTAGAATTGGCAAAAAGATATGGAACAGAAAACAGTAGTCGATTTGTAAATGGTGTACTCGATAAGATAGCAAAGTCTTTTGCACCAGAACCAAAATACTTCATTTGA
- the scpB gene encoding SMC-Scp complex subunit ScpB: MTLNLKAVVEALIFAARGMTLERLVKITESDAETITKVLDDLVKEYNNEDHGVELKKVGDVYRFYTKPEYSTVISKVVRTFYTKLSSSQMEIVAAILLNGPSTIQTLNELRGKDSSAIVRSLHKSGVLTRKKQSNTYVYQLNESFRDFLMIEGVLDQATEHSGFVKPSSLTSES; the protein is encoded by the coding sequence ATGACCTTGAATCTTAAGGCTGTGGTAGAAGCTTTGATTTTTGCTGCTCGTGGTATGACTCTGGAAAGACTCGTAAAGATAACTGAAAGTGATGCAGAAACCATCACAAAGGTTTTAGATGATCTCGTTAAAGAATATAATAACGAAGATCATGGCGTGGAATTGAAAAAAGTTGGTGATGTATATCGTTTCTACACAAAACCAGAATATTCAACAGTGATTAGCAAAGTAGTAAGGACTTTCTATACAAAACTCTCTTCAAGTCAAATGGAGATAGTAGCAGCGATACTCTTGAACGGTCCTTCTACGATACAAACCCTGAACGAATTAAGAGGGAAAGATTCAAGTGCAATAGTCAGATCACTTCATAAATCGGGAGTTCTGACGAGAAAGAAACAATCAAACACTTATGTCTATCAACTCAACGAAAGTTTTAGAGATTTTCTAATGATAGAAGGAGTGCTCGATCAGGCGACCGAGCACTCGGGTTTTGTTAAACCTTCGTCTTTGACTTCTGAATCTTGA